The sequence below is a genomic window from Bacteroidales bacterium.
TAACTAATTTGCCTTGACACTAGGTATTAATGCTGTAATTAATGTCCTTATATTTAATTTTCTGACCCATGGGTTAAAGGTACATGAATTTGAAAAAAAGTATGCGGAATATGTAGATACCAACTATGCCGTTGTGGTTTTAATTCGCACAACGGCTTTACATTTATTTCATGCACTCGGAGCTTACTTAACCTATTCTAATAGAGAAAAACATTATAGTAATAACGGAACTTAGAATTAGTTTAATGAAAAATAAACTTGCGATAGGTACTGTACAATTTGGTTTAGATTATGGAATAAGTAATGATAGTGGAACAGTACAGTTAGATGAAATAAAAAAAATATTGTCCGAGGCTACATTAAATTCTATAGAATTTATAGATACTGCAAAGGCATATGGTACAAGTGAACATAAATTAGGGAAACTTGATATGTCTATTTTTAAGCTAATAACAAAATTGGTAAATTTAGAAAATATTAATAACGATATTGAAGACTCTTTATGCAAGTTAAATATTAATACGTTATATGCAGTTTTAATTCATGATTTTAATACTTTCATTTTAAACCAACAATCTTATAATGATTATAAATCATCTGAACACCATATAAATAAAGTTGACAAAATAGGGTTCTCTTTAAATAAAATTTCAGAGTTAGAATATTTGTTTGCAAATAATATAGATTTTGATATAGTACAAGTTCCATATAATTTATTAGATCAGAGATTTGAAGTATATTTTGAAGAACTTAATAGTAGGAATGTAGAAATTCATACTCGAAGTGTTTTTTTACAAGGTTTGTTTTTTATTGACATAAATAAAGTACCTAATAATTTGCAAAAATTAGTATTTCCGTTACAAAAAATACATTTTCTCGCAAATAGTAATAATATCTCGGTTGGGAAATTGGCATTAAATTTTGTGGCATTAAATAGATATATAAGCAAGGTAGTTATTGGAGTTACTAGTATAGAAGAGCTTGAATTGAATATTGAAGCTATGAAAGAAACTGAAAAAGTTAGAAGTTTATACAAACACCTCCTTGATTTAAAAATTGATGATGAAAATTTAGTTTTACCTATGAATTGGAATAAAAATGGATAATTTATTTAACTTAAAAGACAAAGTTGCAATAGTAACTGGAGGTTACGGACATTTAGGATATGAAATGTCATTAATACTTAAAAAAAATGGGGCAAAAGTATATGCCGCCGGAAGAAATAAAAATAAGTTTGATAAAAGATTTTGCAATAATGAGAAAGTACGTTTTTTAGAGTTAGATATATCAAATATAGATTCTATAAAAAAAGCATTTAGTAAAATTGCAAATAGTGAAGGAAAAATTGATATTTTAATTAATAATGCCTATTATGGGGCAACTAACAACCCAGAAGAGATACTTAGTTCGGAATGGGAAAAAGGGATAGATGGTGCTCTTAATAGTGTCTTTCGCACTATAATAGAAATAATACCACATATGAAAGAAAATGGAGGAAAAATCATTAATATATCATCAATGTATGGTATTATCATTCCTGACTTTAATATCTATAAAGGTTTTGAAGAATTTTTGAATCCTCCCAATTATGGTACTGCTAAAGCTGGAGTTATTCATTTAACAAAATATTATGCATCTTATCTAGCAAAATACAATATTAATGTAAATGCTATATCGCCAGGGCCTTTTCCTTCAAATGAAGTTCAAAAAGATAACATGTTTATAGAGAGGTTAATATCAAAAGTTCCTCTAAACAGAATTGGAAAACCTAAAGATTTATGTGGTGTATTATTATTATTAGCCTCTGATGCTTCAGATTATGTAACAGGACAAAATATTTGTGTTGACGGAGGGTGGACATTAACTTAATAAAAATATCTAATTATGTATAATATATTAGAAATAGCAAACACTCATGGAGGAAATATAGATTACATTTTTTCATTGATTGATGAGTTTGGTGAATTCAAAAACAATATAGGAATAAAATTTCAACCATTTAAATATGATAAAATAGCTTTAAAAGATTATAAGGATTACAATATATATAAGGATTTGTTTTTTACTCCAAAACAATGGTCAAAAATAATAATTCATGCTGCCAAAACAAAAGATATTTGGTTAGATATATTTGACTTGTATAGTGTTGAGATACTCACATCACATTTTGATAGTATAATAGGTATAAAGCTACAAGCTTCTGTATTATATAATGAATTGGTAGTTAGTCACCTTTCAAGATTAAATTTTGAAAAAATAATGATAATACTAAATATTAGTGGTTTTGAAATATTCGAAATAGATTTAATTATTAGAAATTATGAGAGCTTATTTAATAAATCAGAAATTCTTATAGAAATAGGTTTTCAAGGGTATCCAACTCAGTTGCAAGAGTCTGGTATAAGCAAAATAAATAAGTTAAAAGAATCATTTCCTAATCGTTTAGTTTTTGCAGACCATATTGATACAAAAAAAGAAGACGCACTTTGGTTGCCTATTATTGCATCACTAAAAGGGGTTCACGTAATAGAAAAACACATCAAGCATTCAACTTTAGATACAAAATATGACCATTATTCTGCTATGGATTATCTTAGTTTCAAGAAATATCTGTCAACTTTAGAGAGATATGTGCGATTAGAAGAACAACCTTTTATTTGCAATTCTGAAAAAGAGTACCTATTAAATACTCAACAAATACCTATTTTGAATAAGTATAAAAACGCTGGTGAGTTGCTTTCTTGGGACGACTTTGAGTTTAAAAGAACAAACAAACTAGGTTTAAAAACTACAGAACTCGAAAAGTTCATTTCGAATGGATATTGTTTAAGAATGGATAAAACAATAAACTCAACAATCAAACGTGAGGATTTGAAAAAAATCACAGTCGGTACTATTATTGCTGTAAGATTGAAATCAAGTCGATTAAAAAGAAAAGCTCTTAAAAAAATTGGTAACTTGACTTCCATAGAGTATTGCATAAAGAATGCATTAAAATTTAATGGAATTAATCATACAATTGTTGCTACATCAAATCTAGATGAAGATGCAGAGTTGAAGAATTTCACATATAATAAAAGTGTTGTATTTCACAAAGGTGACCCGGATGATGTAATCAAAAGATACTTATTAATTGCTAGAAAGTTAAAAATAGATGTGATAATTCGAGTTACAGGAGATAATCCTTTCATATCTAGTGATATTCTTGATATACTCATCAAATCTCATTATAATTCTGGATCTGATTATACAGTAGCAAAAGAAGCCGCTGTGGGCACCAATCTAGAAATAATCAATACGGTGGCATTGGAAAAGGTTCATCGACATTTTCCTATGGCTGATTATTCGGAATATATGACTTGGTATTTTCAAAATAATCCAGAGCATTTTAAGCTTAATTACGTTGATTTGCCTAAGAGATTTGTAAGAGAATATCGTCTAACACTTGACTATGATAAGGATTTAGATTTATTCAACAAGATAGATGAACATTTTGTAAATAAGGGTGTTGAGTATTCTATAGTTGAACTATTTGAATTTCTTGACAACAATCCAAACATTGCAAATATCAATTCTGGTCTAACTATTAGGTATAAAACAGACCAAAATTTAATAGATACTTTGAATAAGGCTGTAAAAATTGAATAATTATAGAACACTTTGTAAAACTAACAATAAAATGCGAATGAAATTTTGATTTAATTATTTTTTCATGTATCTATACTATGTAAATATAGCTATATGAACTCCAAGTAATATAGCATTTTTGTAGCACCGAATTTTACAATTGATAACTAATTATTTGAATATTGATAAAGTATGTAGACGGCTATAATAAACAAAACAATACATGAATTTTCAGGGTAAAAAGCAAAAAAAACGAGTATTGGTTACTGGAACCAGTGGAATGCTGGGAAAGGACATTTTTTTCGAGCTTGTTAATAATGATTATATTGTTTTTGGGGTAGATTTGAAAAATAATCCCATATTACCAGAACAATTTCAAAAAATTGGAGATCTAACAGAAAAGAATTTTACACTTTCTGTTCTTGAAAAAATAAAGCCTGATATTATCATTCATTGCGCTGCTGTAGTGAATCTTGAAACTTGTCAGAATAATAAGCTGCTTGCTCATACGGTACATGTTGATGTTACTAATTGGCTTGCGCAATTTAAGCCTAATGATACAAAACTGATATATATTTCTACAGACTCAGTGTTTGATGGTGAAAAAGGTAATTATAAAGAAACAGATAAGCCCCATCCACTTAATTATTATGCGATAAGTAAGTTGGATGGTGAGCAAATGGCTAAATTGAATCCTAACCATATAATTATTAGAACAAATATTTTTGGATTTGATAATCCTTTGCGTGGTTCGTTAAGCGAATGGGCTATAAAAAATTTTCAAAAAAACACTCCAATTCAAGGATTTACAGATGTTATATTTAATGCAATTTATACAAAGCATTTGGCGAAAATAATTTTAAGTCTTGTCAAATCTGATTTTCGCGGATTAATCAATGTTGCTTCAAAGAATATTGTGAGTAAATATGAGTTCCTTTCTATACTGATAAATCAAATGGGGGTTTCGCAAAGTTTGATTAGTAAAAGTTTGTCTAGTGAGGTAAGTTTTGCAATTTCACGCCCTCTGATTACAAATTTAGATATACAGCAGATACAACAATTAACGACAATTCCTACTATTGAAGAGGGGATTAAGGAGATGGTTAAAGATTTCAATAAACTAAATCGGACAGATCAAAATGAAACAAATTAAGATTGGAAATAGAATTATAGGCAATGGAGCGAAACCTTATTTTATAGCTGATATAGGGGCTAATCATGATGGTGAGTTAGAAAGGGCTCTGATGCTTATTGAAATGGCTAAGAAAGCAGGAGCTGATGCAGCAAAGTTTCAGAATTTTAAAGCAGATAAAATTGTTAGTGATAAAGGTTTCAGTTCATTCGGAGGTCAATTAACTCATCAGGCAAACTGGAAAAAACCTGTTGTTGAGGTTTATGATGATGCAAGCATATCTTATGAATGGACAAAAATTTTAAAAGAGAAATGCAAAGAAGTAGATATTGAATATTTCACCAGTGCTTATGACTTTGAATCGGTTGATCATGTGGATTCTTATTTACGTGTATATAAAATTGGATCAGGTGACATAACATGGTTAGAAATTATAAAATATATAGCACAAAAAGGTAAACCCGTAATAATTGCAACTGGAGCATCGGAAATGAAAGATGTAGTTAGAATGATGAATACATTGGAACAATATACTGATGATATAGTATTAATGCAATGTAATACTAATTACACTGCTAAGCCTAAGAATTTCAAATATATTAACTTAAATGTATTGAAAACCTATAAACAGAGATTTCCAGAAATTATTTTAGGTTTATCTGATCATACACATGGGCATGCAACTGTGCTTGGAGCTATTGCCTTGGGTGCAACAGTTATT
It includes:
- a CDS encoding DegT/DnrJ/EryC1/StrS family aminotransferase, which produces MTLGINAVINVLIFNFLTHGLKVHEFEKKYAEYVDTNYAVVVLIRTTALHLFHALGAYLTYSNREKHYSNNGT
- a CDS encoding aldo/keto reductase; translation: MKNKLAIGTVQFGLDYGISNDSGTVQLDEIKKILSEATLNSIEFIDTAKAYGTSEHKLGKLDMSIFKLITKLVNLENINNDIEDSLCKLNINTLYAVLIHDFNTFILNQQSYNDYKSSEHHINKVDKIGFSLNKISELEYLFANNIDFDIVQVPYNLLDQRFEVYFEELNSRNVEIHTRSVFLQGLFFIDINKVPNNLQKLVFPLQKIHFLANSNNISVGKLALNFVALNRYISKVVIGVTSIEELELNIEAMKETEKVRSLYKHLLDLKIDDENLVLPMNWNKNG
- a CDS encoding SDR family oxidoreductase, giving the protein MKMDNLFNLKDKVAIVTGGYGHLGYEMSLILKKNGAKVYAAGRNKNKFDKRFCNNEKVRFLELDISNIDSIKKAFSKIANSEGKIDILINNAYYGATNNPEEILSSEWEKGIDGALNSVFRTIIEIIPHMKENGGKIINISSMYGIIIPDFNIYKGFEEFLNPPNYGTAKAGVIHLTKYYASYLAKYNINVNAISPGPFPSNEVQKDNMFIERLISKVPLNRIGKPKDLCGVLLLLASDASDYVTGQNICVDGGWTLT
- a CDS encoding N-acetylneuraminate synthase family protein, whose protein sequence is MYNILEIANTHGGNIDYIFSLIDEFGEFKNNIGIKFQPFKYDKIALKDYKDYNIYKDLFFTPKQWSKIIIHAAKTKDIWLDIFDLYSVEILTSHFDSIIGIKLQASVLYNELVVSHLSRLNFEKIMIILNISGFEIFEIDLIIRNYESLFNKSEILIEIGFQGYPTQLQESGISKINKLKESFPNRLVFADHIDTKKEDALWLPIIASLKGVHVIEKHIKHSTLDTKYDHYSAMDYLSFKKYLSTLERYVRLEEQPFICNSEKEYLLNTQQIPILNKYKNAGELLSWDDFEFKRTNKLGLKTTELEKFISNGYCLRMDKTINSTIKREDLKKITVGTIIAVRLKSSRLKRKALKKIGNLTSIEYCIKNALKFNGINHTIVATSNLDEDAELKNFTYNKSVVFHKGDPDDVIKRYLLIARKLKIDVIIRVTGDNPFISSDILDILIKSHYNSGSDYTVAKEAAVGTNLEIINTVALEKVHRHFPMADYSEYMTWYFQNNPEHFKLNYVDLPKRFVREYRLTLDYDKDLDLFNKIDEHFVNKGVEYSIVELFEFLDNNPNIANINSGLTIRYKTDQNLIDTLNKAVKIE
- a CDS encoding SDR family oxidoreductase; the protein is MNFQGKKQKKRVLVTGTSGMLGKDIFFELVNNDYIVFGVDLKNNPILPEQFQKIGDLTEKNFTLSVLEKIKPDIIIHCAAVVNLETCQNNKLLAHTVHVDVTNWLAQFKPNDTKLIYISTDSVFDGEKGNYKETDKPHPLNYYAISKLDGEQMAKLNPNHIIIRTNIFGFDNPLRGSLSEWAIKNFQKNTPIQGFTDVIFNAIYTKHLAKIILSLVKSDFRGLINVASKNIVSKYEFLSILINQMGVSQSLISKSLSSEVSFAISRPLITNLDIQQIQQLTTIPTIEEGIKEMVKDFNKLNRTDQNETN
- a CDS encoding N-acetylneuraminate synthase family protein gives rise to the protein MKQIKIGNRIIGNGAKPYFIADIGANHDGELERALMLIEMAKKAGADAAKFQNFKADKIVSDKGFSSFGGQLTHQANWKKPVVEVYDDASISYEWTKILKEKCKEVDIEYFTSAYDFESVDHVDSYLRVYKIGSGDITWLEIIKYIAQKGKPVIIATGASEMKDVVRMMNTLEQYTDDIVLMQCNTNYTAKPKNFKYINLNVLKTYKQRFPEIILGLSDHTHGHATVLGAIALGATVIEKHFTDDNNRIGPDHKFAMNPKSWREMVDRSNELFYALGDGVKRVEENEIQTSVVQRRGLRYNKDLKTGKIIEKADLISLRPVNEGGFAPYEDVEIIGKILKRDISKDDPVLKIDL